The DNA segment AGGGCCCTCATTTCACGGTTTGGATTTAGGttttgttttaatgttttgatCAAATCCTAATGAGACCGCTACCAATGTATGTTCAGTAGTTCTTGGCTTCTTGCCTAGCCAGCTAGCTAATGGAATGAAAATAGAGTAGTCAACAAGCAAACATTAGGATTGCGAAACTTGTTTTGTTCCCGCCAggtttacatatatttttgggCCATCTTCTTCTATGGTTACAATTAATATGAGTAGGACCTATCCACCTCAATTATCAAGATCGACTTAAGACTTGTTGTACTCAGCTCATCGAACTTCAAGCATGCTCCACCTTTGAGGCAAACGCAGCCCTGATTTAAAAAATTCGCCCCAATTGACCCATATCTAACCCCCATCCAAGCACAGACTTGTGCATGAACAGAGCAGTCTATCTATATTTTTGTGGTCAAAAGAGATCATGTTTGTTCTCCATCACCATATGTCACAAACTAAAGAAAGTCGAATTGAATTAAGAACGCGTATCCCAAATgaagttaataaaataattcctAATTGCTTCATCTCGCAAGAAGAATCTTGTTTTTGAGGTAGAAAATCAATCAATTGACCCAAATgaagttaataaaataatgttgatCGTAGAAAGGAAGTTAAAGAATAAGTGATGCATTTGATATGTGTTCTTATCAACGGACTAAACAAAAATGTGAGGTGTAGTTGCTTCGACCTTACCGACCtaccattatttttctttgtagatACAACAATATAATTTCtaactgcaaaaaaaaaaactcgggCAACTTGGCAAGCAACTATACATTTTtttgtagaaaataaaaaaaggaaagaaaacccGATTACTTTTATCCGACCCGAGTCTAGATACGTGGAGCCTCTTTCTCTATGGGCCCCGAATAGGACTCCTCTTTCCTCCTACTTCCCAAACGCAAAAGCCCATACAGCTTCCGGAACTCCCTCACCGTGTGAACACTCTCCCTACATATAACCGCACCCGGTTCGTTATCATCGCTATTCCGACCCGACCCGCTTTGGCTCAACCTCTGTCCCTCTGAATGGACCTGCAAGACCGAAATAACGGTTTTCAAGGCCCGCGTGGGAGAATTCCGGTTCGATATCATAATCTCGCCAACCTCGGCCGGGCTGAGCCGGGCCCCGGTCTGAAAAACCTCCTCCACCTGAGGGAAAAGCTTGTGCTCCTTCAACCCTAAGTAACTACTCGCGAGAATCTTAAAGGTGGAGAAATCACATAAGGGAAAGTGTATGTGAACGTCAACTCTCCCAGGCCTCAGAACCGCTTGATCAACTTCGTCCTTAGTTTCGTTCATCGTGAAAACCATCACGCGCTCTTCTCCGCAGCACGATACGATTCCGTCCATGAAGTTCAACACGCTCGATAAGCTCGTTGTGTTTGACTTTGACTTCTCCGTGAGCAAGCGATCGAGGTCCTCGATAACGATCAGAGACTTCGCCGTCGTTTGCATCAGCATCACCTTCCAATCGGCGCCGTCGGTGAACTTCGAAACGTCGACGTCGTAGACGTCGTAGCAGAGGAACTTCGCCATCGCGGCGACGAAGGAGGATTTTCCGGTGCCTGGCGCGCCGTAGAGGAGGTAGCTCCGCTTCCAAACGCGGCCTAGCCGGTGGTAGTACTGCTTCGACTTCACGAACTGTTCCAGATCGGACTTCACCTTGTTCTTCAGCTCCGCGTCCATCGCCACCGTCTCGAAGCTGGCCGGATGCCTGAACGGCGCCGAGCCCCACTCGCCGGTGCCGGAGTTCACGTACATCGTCACATCCTTTTTTCTTCGCTGCTCGATCTCGTCCGCGACGGAGAGAATGTGCTGGAAGTACTGCCGGAAGACTCTGCGCTTGTCTTTCTTCTTTAGTCGAAGGACAAGCGCGTCGGCGCCGCCGGTGGCGGCTGCGGCGGCGTTGGTCCAGGAGAGCTTGGCGCCGAGGAAGGTATCATGAACGGTGTGGTTAGGGTCGAGGTGGAGGAAGATGTCGGAGGGATTGGGGCCGGAGAAGAGGTTGGTGTAATCGGAATCTTCAACGGAGGGAAGGGAATCGAGGTAGGTGAGGATTTTCCGGTAGAGGCTATTCTCCTGAGAGTGAAGATTATAGCGAGGGATTTTGAAGGATTGGTGAAGGTGGAGACGGTTTTCGAAGGAGAGGAACCATTGGTTGAGGATGTGAAGTGCAGAGGTTTTtcggaagaagaaaaggattaGAAAAGAGGAAGataggaagaagaaaagggaaagCATGTTAATTTGTGAAATCATGCATGCGTTGGTTTGGAGTTTGAATAATGCGAGTGTTGTTAATGAATTGAATGTCTTGCAGTTGCAGCAGGGTACATGATGCAGCTGAAGGAAGGAACTTtgtatgagagagagagagagaggtttgAAAGGGTCAGGTCTGTGCCggcaattttattattcttcaatCGATATAGGTAAAAACATGTGTTCTTATTTGGTGTCTTTGATTTTCAAGCTTTTTGACTCTTGCTAGCACTGCGAACACATTTCTCAACTATCGTTATAAGGATTTTTGTAAgtcttctttttaaaatatttaacttattttatttttcttggcaTATGTTAATATATATGGGCGAATGATGATGACTTCTTCTTATGATAGGTTGCTCACATGATTTCATAAAGTGGAACTTTACAGAAAATGACACGGTTACAGGTAAGTAAGTTGTCTTAAATCAACCGTGGGTACGTATTTATGTCGTAATGTATGCTGCTATGCCATTGCCAACTATTGAattggggaaaaaaaaaaacagtagccTCTAACTAATGCATCCTAACATGTTGCTTCACATAGAAGTCACTTAAATTTCTTAAGGTAGTCATTTTGGGTTTGAAGTGaagtgatttaaattttttaagcatATAATTTTGAATTCGATATTAAATTTTGTGTATAGAAACATATTAAAAGGTTTCTATTTTAACCCattgaaaaatagttttatagtttaattttgatatattattaatgtaaaaattttcatctaattaaaaattattttaaatataatttttaaaataattatcacaaagattaataattttaaaattcatgtatttttagggtaaaaaattatacacgacctataaatcaaaattatatgatttttttatataaaaatcaatcaatttaGTATAGATAACATTTGAGATTGAATCGCATAACTCTTCATgtgaaaattttacattatcaaattgtatgaaaaattaaaacgaGCAACGTTATTTTCATCAGTATACAACCCTGTGAAGAAGTTAGTCCCAAGTGGCATTTCACTTTAGCATGTAATACATCTAACATTTTTGTGTGTCCAACGTGTATATTTCTTTAGAGGTAGTTTTATTCGAATGACAATCTAATGTGGACAGACACTTCTTCCAACAAAATTTGAACCTCGATCAGTTACGTTGTAAGGGATTAATTATTTCTGCTAGACTCAACACCCATTAATTATAGATCTAACATTTAAAACTAAGGATTGTgtaaatgatatttatttttccatcCAATTATagaaattgataatattatgagtaaataattatgtactgacaacttaaattatttatgctATCGTTCTATCTCAAATTGATATGTACTTAAATTGGTTggcttttatataaaaaaaaaaccttaaaactatatcaataatgatttttaattagttaagaaTGTAATTTTTTGCACTAACAAAGCATATAAATGAAACTCATAAAAAATTGTAGTTATTTATTCTTTTCCTAAAAACGAATTCGTTTATTTCAAGATACCCATTGGTTCATGATGCTTTGCCACCATAATAAATAAACGTGTACAACTGTAGAATTCGTCTAGAATCAAAGGTAATGTGAGGAgaataattgaagaaaaacattATATAAAATTGCATTCAAAGGTACGTTTAATTGTCTCCTTTGATTTTGAAGGTTGGCTAGTCaggaaaaaaatagtttcaacATTCAACCGCCACCAACTGTAATTGATTATAACAATAGCCCAATTCTACGAATGGCATACAATTAGTTGGTCGTTTACTTATCGATATCACTAATTTGCTTTCTCATTAACCCGTTATAGGACATAGTAAATTCAAacaacatatttattaaattcaaaagCAATTTAGTGCATATCTGTGTTAACTTTGAGATGCCTCCAACATACTTCTGTAGAAACATatccattattattatgtgttgaaAATGTATTGGATTCAAGCTACCACAGTGTCAACGAAAATACAAACATGGTCTTAGTCATGTgcgaaaaataaaatggaa comes from the Glycine soja cultivar W05 chromosome 6, ASM419377v2, whole genome shotgun sequence genome and includes:
- the LOC114415591 gene encoding AAA-ATPase At2g46620-like; translation: MISQINMLSLFFFLSSSFLILFFFRKTSALHILNQWFLSFENRLHLHQSFKIPRYNLHSQENSLYRKILTYLDSLPSVEDSDYTNLFSGPNPSDIFLHLDPNHTVHDTFLGAKLSWTNAAAAATGGADALVLRLKKKDKRRVFRQYFQHILSVADEIEQRRKKDVTMYVNSGTGEWGSAPFRHPASFETVAMDAELKNKVKSDLEQFVKSKQYYHRLGRVWKRSYLLYGAPGTGKSSFVAAMAKFLCYDVYDVDVSKFTDGADWKVMLMQTTAKSLIVIEDLDRLLTEKSKSNTTSLSSVLNFMDGIVSCCGEERVMVFTMNETKDEVDQAVLRPGRVDVHIHFPLCDFSTFKILASSYLGLKEHKLFPQVEEVFQTGARLSPAEVGEIMISNRNSPTRALKTVISVLQVHSEGQRLSQSGSGRNSDDNEPGAVICRESVHTVREFRKLYGLLRLGSRRKEESYSGPIEKEAPRI